CCTGTAGGACCGTGCAATACaatttgctgctctgcagcttcctATAATGAAAGGATGAAGTCAGAACATGGCTGATCTGCAAAGAGAGCTGAAAGGTCTCAGGCACCAAAAAAGGTCAGAACACAATTATTGCTGTGCACTGCTCCGCAAGGCAAAAATATAACTTATCTTTTAATTAACactttccttccagaaattagtATGCCCTGTAGAGCGGCACAAGGCAAAGATCAGAACCCAGAAGAAAGCAGACACACATACCCTTTTCTCCATCTCCAGCATGCTAGACCGGTCAGaagttttctcctgtttctgctatgtaaattaaaaatagaaagctaTTAAAATGGAGAGGCATTCACACGATGCTGTGCAAAGGCCTAGACAGCTCACAAGAAGGACttgcccagagaagcagcagtCCTTAGAGGCTCACACACACCACACTTCTTTCTGGGCAATGTAATACaagtcacagcagcagcttccctcCTGAGTACTGCATCCCCTCTCACACTGAGGGATGTGTTGGCCTGGCATGAGGCAGCACTCGCTTTGCccagcagaagagcagctttTTGGCCTTACCTGGTTTGCCTTTTCCAACTTGGATTTGATGTCGGCCAGCTCGAGCTGCGCTTCTTGCAGTTTTGACTTcagcttttgattttcagaCAGGGCGCTTTCGTACAACTGGAATACGAAATGTTTCCATTAATAGGGCTGCTCTTCAGCCACCGTGCTCCAAACAGACACCTCCCAGTGACAACATTACGTACAGAAACCCTACCTTTTTATAGTCCCTGTTGCTCTCCtcttctgccctgctgctgagggctgctAGGCGGTTCTCTCTGCGGCTGTAGGCACTGGAGCGGCTGGAGGCACGGTCACTGTACGAGTCACTGGTGGCAGGGGTTGTAGCTGCTTCCAACCTGAAAGGCAAAGGTACAGCACTGtggagcagctgccagctgggcAACACCATTATGACACAGAGGTGGACACTGCCCCATGCAGCACACACTGGGAACAGCCTAAAGGTTATCAGCCCAAAGCCCACCGGGCAGTAATGTGCCATACACTGCTGGGATCTTCATAGTGGGAATGGGCTCCATTCAATGGGACACTGAAGGGTTTTGATCAGCACATGGCTGGTGGAGgagcaaaggaagaaagcagagtgGCCCAACAGCCAAGCTAAGATGAACACCCATTGGTCAGAGCCAGGGTCAGCTCGTGCCATTGATGTGAAGGACAGGGAACccccagagctgtgcaaaaatgggacatagaaaaaaataatcttcaatCTAAAACATtaaatcagcaaaaaaaaacaaaacactccaaGAAACAAAATTCTTACCTGGAAAGTCGTTCATGctgaaggaaggaggggaaaaaaaaaagaaagaaaaagggaattaGTAACCAGGAGAACTAAcagtgcagccccagcagcacattGCTCCCaaccagcacacacagcctgcaCCCAAACCGTGATCCACCAACTGCTGCGGAGCCTTCTAACTGCTTCAGACCTCATTTCCTTCACTGACCTAAAACCTACAGAAGCTTGGCCTTTAAATCCTCATGTCCAGAACTGAAGCCCATCCCTGGGCCCCAAACTCATCTATTGTTTCCCTTTCGAATCAAATAGCTGTGCTGGCTTTGATTGCTGCCCCTTGTGTATGGAGGAATGGTCcacaacacacagagctctgcGTGTGCTCAGTGAACACCTAACAACCACAAACCACCTTTTCTCTGTACCCAGATACCTGTGAGGAAGGAGAGCTTTAACAGAGTAAGGggagctcagcaggagctgcaggggagGGTCGAGGAGCCCACATCTCCAACACTACCTGGAGCACATCGGGTTCTTCCTTCCCCACCCGCACTCCCAACACAGCAGAGtaattcccagctctgcctttgctgcagctgctggtgctcCTAAAGCACAGTGAGCTGGGCCAGAGGGGATTACAGGAGTTTTGCTTGGCGCTGCCATGTCCTGCGGGGCCAACTGTGGTAAACCACAGCTTTTAATGGAGTTCTCTGGACCGGGTAGTTTTCTCCTACAAATATCTAACACAGGTTCCTGTGGGATGCATTGCTCCCATCCTCTGCTTTCCCCCATGAGCTCCTCTCTGCACGAGTGCATTAAGCACAATGAGGTCTGTGTATCGCAAGTCATCACATTTCTAATTCCCCCAACTCCAACACAACCCCCATCTTCTGttcaccccatagagccctcTGTCACAGGATGTGGTGCCTTGGCCAGGACAAAAGAACTGAACCAAAGCATGGCTGAAGCCTCATGGCTGGAGAACACATTCAGCTGGAGCTGCTAAATCCAAAGCCCAAAAGGGACAAGCAAACCCAGCTATGAATTAACACATcctccccagggctgtgcctgcaggggCTCCATCAGGCGgagcaaagagctgcagcagaaccaCAGCAGCAGATCCAGCCCCATGCTACAGCCTGAacatcctgagctggaagggacccacagggaaCTGCACCATCTTGCAGCCttccacctgcagctgcatcccaGCGTGGTGCTACAGTGAAGGGGTGCTTCTGAGACAAAGATGATACCATATAAAGGCCGGGCCTggagagcagaggctgaacgggactctgcagccactgctggCAACAGTCCTGCTGTGATGGAATCACAGACCAGCTTCCATCAGAGGATCCCTCCTCCGCTCACTATTACcttcagagaaagaagggatattcattttattttggatcAGTTTCTGGCTCAGCCTCTTCTTGAGGTCTGCACAAGGCTGTGCTGGTACCCCAAGGACCAGATTACtccattctgcttttaaaacaaagacagaagagaGGAGCCATCTCCAACAGGACcagctcccttccagcccagccctgctctgcataCGACCACATCACCCTCAGAaacctccagctgcagcacctgcaatcactgcttctctgctctcttcccctcctgctCAAACAACCAAATGCCATTTAAATGTCAGCAGCATCACCTGCACAGCAATGCTGAGAACCAGCTGTACCAACTCTACGAATGCACCGCTGTATTtgtcatggctttttttttgttccccctGGCAAATGTGGAGCTGCACCGTCAGCGTCGGCCCCGACTGCTGCATTTCCCCAAGGATCAGAGGCTCCAcgagaagcagcagcagccacggGGCTGTGTCATGAGCCCTCCCCAGCTTAACAGGGTcagggtggggggaggagggctCTGGGGAGCAGCACGGCTGCCCTGGTTCTGAAAGCAGCATGCAGCCCAGGCAGGACCTGCAGCTCGGGATGTGTGTGCTGAtggcttttaaaggaaaacttcaAGACGCAGAGGAACGCTGCCAGGTTTCTGGTCagcatcagtgctcagagctctcAAAGCAGAAGGATGGGAGTGGAATTTGCATGTGCACCCCAACCTACAGCCACGCACCTGAGGTCACATCGTTCCTCCTGGCTGTGAGATGGCAGCACAGAGTTGGGGTGATACAGCCTGCCTAttgctgccagcacccagctgtCTGAACCCCACAGGGCTGCAGAACACAGGGCATGGGAGCAAACAGCATCATAAAATCATAtcatggtttgggttggaagggcccttaccatcatctagttccaactccctgctccaggcagggatacctcccaccAGGCCAGATTGCTCTAAGCTGATGCTGCA
The genomic region above belongs to Excalfactoria chinensis isolate bCotChi1 chromosome 23, bCotChi1.hap2, whole genome shotgun sequence and contains:
- the PPP1R12B gene encoding protein phosphatase 1 regulatory subunit 12B isoform X6, producing the protein MSSLFTRSKEYTRSRKSQSDSPPSSPSPIAKTLRHERLSRLEAATTPATSDSYSDRASSRSSAYSRRENRLAALSSRAEEESNRDYKKLYESALSENQKLKSKLQEAQLELADIKSKLEKANQQKQEKTSDRSSMLEMEKREKRALERKLSEMEEEMKILTELKSDNQRLKDENGALIRVISKLSK